Proteins encoded by one window of Rutidosis leptorrhynchoides isolate AG116_Rl617_1_P2 chromosome 7, CSIRO_AGI_Rlap_v1, whole genome shotgun sequence:
- the LOC139858815 gene encoding uncharacterized protein, with product MVTVGDTVTPMTVNPNDQQMNLNDSSDYEKCRQQRIKENLERMQKLGIYDLSLKMKSVKPNTNRRNFKPINPNLNKTPLPSPGPTRRSSRLQNTPTVSYTEVDVPKKGKERCDPLMMENSRPEFYTEEHEKLLGDAKSEWTLFVDGYGKNGKRIYDQVIGKTCHQCRQKTLGHRTHCRCNLVQGQFCGDCLYMRYGENVLEAMKNPNWICPVCRGICNCSLCRQAKGWAPTGVMYRKISSLGYKSVAHYLIQTRRADPVAENNEKNELPVCAKRSLPFSGDDDVARNENIGESKHTNSEAGIETEDGIETKEMVTDEKTTEFESSYEPVVNDVKLEGAQESKSKNLETEIDEVVKENKNQAGESEVQLGNTNLEYKVNNIDDEVKADVALGTKSGSRKKRIVPLENSIAGRLRSRRKCT from the exons ATGGTGACTGTGGGCGATACAGTTACTCCGATGACTGTAAACCCTAACGACCAACAAATGAACTTAAACGATTCTTCTGATTATGAAAAATGCAGACAACAAAGAATCAAAGAAAACCTTGAGAGGATGCAAAAGCTTGGCATTTATGATCTGTCACTTAAAATGAAATCGGTTAAACCTAATACCAACAGAAGGAACTTtaaacccataaaccctaatttgaacaAAACCCCTTTGCCTTCACCTGGCCCCACTCGCCGATCATCCAG GTTGCAGAACACACCAACAGTTAGCTATACTGAGGTAGATGTGCCAAAGAAGGGTAAAGAACGTTGTGACCCGTTGATGATGGAGAACTCTAGGCCCGAGTTTTACACCGAAGAACACGAGAAGCTGTTGGGTGACGCAAAATCCGAGTGGACTCTGTTTGTTGATGGATATGGAAAAAATGGAAAGAGAATATATGATCAAGTTATAGGAAAGACGTGTCACCAATGCAG GCAGAAAACCCTCGGACATCGCACACACTGCAGATGCAATCTGGTTCAAGGCCAATTCTGTGGAGATTGTTTGTATATGAG ATACGGGGAGAATGTACTTGAAGCAATGAAAAATCCGAATTGGATATGTCCAGTCTGTCGTGGAATTTGTAATTGCAGCTTGTGTCGCCAAGCTAAAGGCTGGGCTCCAACTGGTGTTATGTATAGGAAG ATCTCAAGTCTCGGGTACAAGTCAGTTGCACATTATCTCATTCAAACCCGTCGAGCTGATCCTGTTGCAGAGAATAATGAGAAGAACGAATTACCAGTTTGTGCTAAACGGTCACTACCCTTTTCAGGTGACGACGATGTTGCAAGAAATGAAAATATCGGGGAGTCAAAACACACGAATTCGGAAGCAGGGATTGAAACTGAAGATGGTATTGAAACAAAAGAAATGGTTACGGATGAAAAAACAACAGAATTCGAGTCATCGTATGAACCAGTAGTCAACGATGTCAAGCTAGAAGGTGCTCAAGAATCAAAAAGCAAGAATCTTGAAACAGAAATTGATGAAGTTGTAAAGGAAAACAAGAACCAGGCTGGTGAATCTGAAGTCCAATTAGGAAATACAAACCTGGAATATAAAGTCAACAACATCGATGATGAGGTCAAAGCCGATGTTGCATTGGGCACCAAGTCAGGGTCACGAAAGAAACGCATTGTTCCGTTAGAGAACAGTATTGCTGGAAGACTCAGGTCTAGACGCAAATGCACTTGA